Below is a window of Streptomyces qaidamensis DNA.
GATGGCTAAGCAGATCAAGGGCATCCTGGGCGAGAAGCTCGGCATGACGCAGGTGTGGGACGCGAACAACCGTGTTGTTCCGGTCACCGTCGTCAAGGCCGGCCCCAACGTCGTCACCCAGGTCCGCACGAACGACGTCGACGGCTACGAGTCCGTCCAGATCGCGTTCGGCGAGATCGACCCGCGCAAGGTGAACAAGCCCCTCAAGGGCCACTTCGCCAAGGCCGACGTCACTCCCCGCCGCCACCTCGTCGAGATCCGTACCGCTGACGCCAGCGAGTACACCCTCGGCCAGGAGATCACCGCTGAGGTGTTCGAGGCCGGCATCAAGGTCGACGTGACCGGCAAGAGCAAGGGCAAGGGCTTCGCCGGTGTCATGAAGCGTCACAACTTCAAGGGCCTCGGCGCCGGACACGGCACCCAGCGCAAGCACCGCTCCCCCGGTTCCATCGGTGGCTGCGCCACCCCGGGCCGTGTGTTCAAGGGCCTCCGCATGGCGGGTCGCATGGGCAACGAGCGGGTCACCACCCAGAACCTGACCGTCCACGCCGTTGACGCGGAGAAGGGTCTGCTGCTCATCAAGGGCGCGGTTCCCGGTCCGAACGGCGGCCTCGTCCTGGTCCGCACCGCGGCCAAGGGGGCCTGAGGTAATGAGCACTGTTGACATCCTTTCGCCGGCGGGCGACAAGGCCGGTTCCGTCGAGCTCCCCGCGGAGATCTTCGACGTTGAGAAGGTCAGCATTCCGCTGATCCACCAGGTCGTCGTCGCACAGCTGGCCGCTGCCCGCCAGGGCACGCACAAGACCAAGACCCGTGGCGAGGTCCGCGGCGGTGGCAAGAAGCCGTACCGCCAGAAGGGCACCGGTCGCGCCCGTCAGGGTTCGACCCGCGCGCCGCAGTTCGCCGGTGGTGGCGTCGTGCACGGTCCCGTGCCGCGTGACTACTCGCAGCGGACCCCGAAGAAGATGAAGGCTGCCGCGCTGCGTCACGCCCTCACCGACCGGGCCCGCCACAACCGCATCCACGTCGTCTCCGGCGTGGTCGAGGGCGAGACCCCCTCCACGAGGGCCGCCAAGACGCTGTTCGGCAAGATCTCGGAGCGCAAGAACCTGCTCCTGGTCGTCGACCGCGCCGACGAGGCCGCGTGGCTGTCCGCCCGCAACCTGCCCCAGATCCACATCCTGGAGCCGGGCCAGCTGAACACGTACGACGTTCTCGTCTCGGACGACGTGGTCTTCACCCAGGCCGCCTTCGAGTCCTTCGTGTCCGGCCCGAAGGCCAATGACACCGAAGGGAGCGAGGTCTGATGGCTATCCGTCACCCCGCTATCGCCTCCAAGGCGGCGAAGAAGGCCAAGGCCGCGCGCGTCGCCAAGGCGCGCCGCCACGCCGCCGAGGGCAAGAACACCGTCGAGACCCCGCTGAGCAAGTCCTTCACGGACCCCCGTGACGTGCTGCTCAAGCCGGTCGTCTCCGAGAAGAGCTACGCGCTCCTCGACGAGGGCAAGTACACGTTCATCGTGGACCCGAGCGCCAACAAGACCCAGATCAAGCAGGCCGTGCAGTCGGTCTTCTCGGTCAAGGTCACCGGGGTCAACACGATCAACCGCCAGGGCAAGCGCAAGCGGACCCGCACCGGCTTCGGCCAGCGCGCGTCCACCAAGCGCGCGATCGTGACCCTCGCTGAGGGCGACCGTATCGACATCTTCGGCGGTCCGACCGCGTAAGCGGGTCGGATCGTCCGATATCGGACGAGGACTGAGAAATGGGAATCCGCAAGTACAAGCCGACTACGCCGGGCCGTCGTGGCTCCAGCGTCGCCGACTTCGTCGAGGTCACGCGGTCCACGCCGGAGAAGTCGTTGGTCCGCCCCCTGCACAGCAAGGGTGGCCGTAACAACTCCGGTCGTGTGACCGTCCGCCACCAGGGCGGTGGCCACAAGCGCGCCTACCGCGTGATCGACTTCCGTCGTCACGACAAGGACGGCGTGCCGGCGAAGGTCGCGCACATCGAGTACGACCCCAACCGCACCGCGCGCATCGCGCTCCTGCACTACGCGGACGGCGAGAAGCGCTACATCCTCGCGCCGCGTGGCCTGAGCCAGGGCGACCGCGTCGAGAACGGTCCCGGGGCCGACATCAAGCCGGGCAACAACCTTGCCCTGCGCAACATCCCGGTCGGTACCACGCTGCACGCCATCGAGCTGCGTCCGGGCGGCGGTGCGAAGTTCGCCCGCTCCGCCGGCGCCTCGGTGCAGCTGCTCGCGAAGGAGGGCTCGATGGCCCACCTCCGCATGCCGTCCGGTGAGATCCGCCTGGTCGACCAGCGCTGCCGCGCCACGGTCGGCGAGGTGGGCAACGCCGAGCAGAGCAACATCAACTGGGGTAAGGCGGGCCGTAAGCGCTGGCTGGGCGTCCGCCCGACCGTGCGTGGTGTGGTCATGAACCCGGTGGACCACCCGCACGGTGGTGGCGAAGGCCGTACCTCGGGTGGTCGCCACCCGGTGTCCCCCTGGGGCAAGAAGGAAGGCCGTACTCGTTCGCCCAAGAAGGCGTCGAACAAGTACATCGTCCGCCGCCGCAAGACGAACAAGAAGCGCTAAGGACGGGTTGAGATGCCTCGTAGCTTGAAGAAGGGGCCCTTCGTCGACGACCACCTGATCAAGAAGGTGGACGCCCAGAACGAAGCCGGCACCAAGAACGTCATCAAGACCTGGTCCCGTCGCTCCATGATCGTGCCGGCCATGCTCGGCCACACGCTCGCGGTGCACAACGGCAAGACCCACATTCCGGTGTTCGTCACCGAGTCGATGGTCGGCCACAAGCTCGGCGAGTTCTCGCCGACGCGCACCTTCCGGGGTCACGTCAAGGACGACCGGAAGTCGAAGCGCCGCTAAGCGCGGGGTGGAATGACCATGACAGACACTGGAAGGACAACCATGGAAGCCAGGGCCCAGGCGCGGTACATCCGCGTCACGCCCATGAAGGCCCGCCGCGTGGTGGACCTCATCCGTGGCCTGAACGCCACGGAGGCTCAGGCGGTCCTGCGTTTCGCCCCGCAGGCCGCGAGCCAGCCGGTCGGCAAGGTGCTTGACAGCGCCATCGCCAACGCCGCGCACAACTACGACCACACCGATGTCGACAGCCTCTTCGTCTCCGAGGCCTACGTCGACGAGGGCCCGACCCTGAAGCGGTTCCGTCCGCGCGCCCAGGGCCGTGCCTACCGGATCCGCAAGCGGACCAGCCACATCACCGTGGTCGTCAGCAGCAAGGAAGGAACCCGGTAATGGGCCAGAAGGTAAACCCGCACGGGTTCCGGCTCGGTGTCACGACCGACTTCAAGTCGCGTTGGTACGCCGACAAGCTGTACAAGGACTACGTCAAGGAAGACGTCGCCATCCGTCGGATGATGACGTCCGGCATGGAGCGCGCCGGCATCTCCAAGGTCGAGATCGAGCGCACCCGTGACCGCGTGCGTGTGGACATCCACACCGCTCGTCCGGGCATCGTCATCGGCCGCCGTGGCGCCGAGGCCGACCGCATCCGCGGTGACCTCGAGAAGCTCACCGGCAAGCAGGTCCAGCTGAACATCCTCGAGGTCAAGAACCCCGAGACCGACGCTCAGCTGGTTGCCCAGGCCGTCGCCGAGCAGCTCTCCTCCCGCGTCTCCTTCCGCCGCGCCATGCGTAAGAGCATGCAGTCGGCGATGAAGGCCGGCGCCAAGGGCATCAAGATCCAGTGCGGTGGCCGCCTCGGCGGCGCCGAGATGTCCCGCTCGGAGTTCTACCGCGAGGGCCGTGTGCCCCTGCACACGCTCCGCGCGAACGTGGACTACGGCTTCTTCGAGGCCAAGACGACCTTCGGCCGCATCGGTGTGAAGGTCTGGATCTACAAGGGCGACGTCAAGAACATCGCCGAGGTCCGCGCCGAGAACGCCGCTGCCCGTGCGGGTAACCGCCCGGCCCGCGGTGGCGCCGACCGCCCGGCCCGTGGTGGCCGCGGTGGCGAGCGTGGCGGGCGCGGTCGCAAGCCGCAGCAGGCTGCCGGCGCCGAGGCCCCCAAGGCCGAGGCTCCCGCTGCCGCCGCTCCGGCTGAGAGCACCGGAACGGAGGCCTGACCGACATGCTGATCCCCCGTAGGGTCAAGCACCGCAAGCAGCACCACCCGAAGCGCAACGGTATGGCCAAGGGTGGCACGCAGGTCGCATTCGGCGAGTACGGTATCCAGGCGCTGACCCCGGCGTACGTGACGAACCGTCAGATCGAGGCCGCGCGTATCGCCATGACCCGCCACATCAAGCGTGGCGGCAAGGTCTGGATCAACATCTACCCGGACCGCCCCCTCACCAAGAAGCCCGCCGAGACCCGCATGGGTTCCGGTAAGGGTTCTCCTGAGTGGTGGATCGCCAACGTCAAGCCCGGACGCGTGATGTTCGAGCTGTCGTACCCCAACGAGAAGATCGCGCGCGAGGCCCTGACCCGTGCGGCTCACAAGCTGCCGATGAAGTGCAAGATCGTCAAGCGCGAGGCAGGTGAAGCGTGATGTCGGCCGGTACCAAGGCGTCCGAGCTGCGCGAGCTGGGCAACGAGGAGCTCCTCAACAAGCTCCGCGAGGCCAAGGAAGAGCTGTTCAACCTCCGCTTCCAGGCGGCGACGGGCCAGCTCGAGAACCACGGCCGGCTCAAGGCCGTCCGTAAGGACATCGCGCGGATCTACACCCTGATGCGTGAGCGCGAGCTGGGCATCGAGACGGTGGAGAGCGCCTGATGAGCGAGAGCAACGTGACTGAAGAGACCAAGACGGACCGCGGTTTCCGCAAGACCCGTGAGGGTCTGGTCGTCAGCGACAAGATGGACAAGACCGTCGTCGTCGCCGTCGAGGACCGCGTCAAGCACGCGCTGTACGGCAAGGTCATCCGCCGTACGAACAAGCTCAAGGCCCACGACGAGCAGAACGCCGCGGGTGTCGGCGACCGTGTCCTCCTCATGGAGACCCGGCCGCTGTCCGCGACGAAGCGCTGGCGCGTCGTCGAGATCCTCGAGAAGGCCAAGTAATCCCTCCTAGGGGGACTCCCTAGGAATCGTTCCGCCAGGCTCGGGGAGAAGCGTGAGTCATTCACGCTCCTCCCCGGGAACCGGCAGACAATCAGGAGATAGACGTGATCCAGCAGGAGTCGCGACTGCGTGTCGCCGACAACACTGGTGCGAAGGAAATCCTTTGCATCCGTGTGCTCGGTGGCTCCGGTCGCCGCTACGCGGGTATCGGTGACGTCATCGTCGCCACCGTCAAGGACGCGATCCCCGGCGGCAACGTGAAGAAGGGTGACGTCATCAAGGCGGTCATCGTTCGCACCGTCAAGGAGCGCCGCCGTCCGGACGGCTCGTACATCCGCTTCGACGAGAACGCCGCTGTCATTCTCAAGAACGACGGCGACCCTCGTGGCACCCGTATCTTCGGCCCGGTGGGCCGGGAGCTGCGCGAGAAGAAGTTCATGAAGATCATCTCCCTCGCGCCGGAGGTGCTGTGAGCATGAAGATCAAGAAGGGCGACCTGGTCCAGGTCATCACGGGTAAGGACAAGGGCAAGCAGGGCAAGGTCATCGCGGCCTTCCCCCGCGAGGACCGTGTCCTGGTCGAGGGTGTCAACCGGGTCAAGAAGCACACCAAGGCCGGTCCGACGGCTCGCGGTTCGCAGGCCGGCG
It encodes the following:
- the rplX gene encoding 50S ribosomal protein L24; the encoded protein is MKIKKGDLVQVITGKDKGKQGKVIAAFPREDRVLVEGVNRVKKHTKAGPTARGSQAGGIVTTEAPIHVSNVQLVVEKDGNKVVTRVGYRFDDEGNKIRVAKRTGEDI
- the rplD gene encoding 50S ribosomal protein L4 → MSTVDILSPAGDKAGSVELPAEIFDVEKVSIPLIHQVVVAQLAAARQGTHKTKTRGEVRGGGKKPYRQKGTGRARQGSTRAPQFAGGGVVHGPVPRDYSQRTPKKMKAAALRHALTDRARHNRIHVVSGVVEGETPSTRAAKTLFGKISERKNLLLVVDRADEAAWLSARNLPQIHILEPGQLNTYDVLVSDDVVFTQAAFESFVSGPKANDTEGSEV
- the rplP gene encoding 50S ribosomal protein L16 → MLIPRRVKHRKQHHPKRNGMAKGGTQVAFGEYGIQALTPAYVTNRQIEAARIAMTRHIKRGGKVWINIYPDRPLTKKPAETRMGSGKGSPEWWIANVKPGRVMFELSYPNEKIAREALTRAAHKLPMKCKIVKREAGEA
- the rplB gene encoding 50S ribosomal protein L2, giving the protein MGIRKYKPTTPGRRGSSVADFVEVTRSTPEKSLVRPLHSKGGRNNSGRVTVRHQGGGHKRAYRVIDFRRHDKDGVPAKVAHIEYDPNRTARIALLHYADGEKRYILAPRGLSQGDRVENGPGADIKPGNNLALRNIPVGTTLHAIELRPGGGAKFARSAGASVQLLAKEGSMAHLRMPSGEIRLVDQRCRATVGEVGNAEQSNINWGKAGRKRWLGVRPTVRGVVMNPVDHPHGGGEGRTSGGRHPVSPWGKKEGRTRSPKKASNKYIVRRRKTNKKR
- the rplV gene encoding 50S ribosomal protein L22; this translates as MEARAQARYIRVTPMKARRVVDLIRGLNATEAQAVLRFAPQAASQPVGKVLDSAIANAAHNYDHTDVDSLFVSEAYVDEGPTLKRFRPRAQGRAYRIRKRTSHITVVVSSKEGTR
- the rpsQ gene encoding 30S ribosomal protein S17 — translated: MSESNVTEETKTDRGFRKTREGLVVSDKMDKTVVVAVEDRVKHALYGKVIRRTNKLKAHDEQNAAGVGDRVLLMETRPLSATKRWRVVEILEKAK
- the rplW gene encoding 50S ribosomal protein L23; amino-acid sequence: MAIRHPAIASKAAKKAKAARVAKARRHAAEGKNTVETPLSKSFTDPRDVLLKPVVSEKSYALLDEGKYTFIVDPSANKTQIKQAVQSVFSVKVTGVNTINRQGKRKRTRTGFGQRASTKRAIVTLAEGDRIDIFGGPTA
- the rplC gene encoding 50S ribosomal protein L3; translation: MAKQIKGILGEKLGMTQVWDANNRVVPVTVVKAGPNVVTQVRTNDVDGYESVQIAFGEIDPRKVNKPLKGHFAKADVTPRRHLVEIRTADASEYTLGQEITAEVFEAGIKVDVTGKSKGKGFAGVMKRHNFKGLGAGHGTQRKHRSPGSIGGCATPGRVFKGLRMAGRMGNERVTTQNLTVHAVDAEKGLLLIKGAVPGPNGGLVLVRTAAKGA
- the rplN gene encoding 50S ribosomal protein L14; amino-acid sequence: MIQQESRLRVADNTGAKEILCIRVLGGSGRRYAGIGDVIVATVKDAIPGGNVKKGDVIKAVIVRTVKERRRPDGSYIRFDENAAVILKNDGDPRGTRIFGPVGRELREKKFMKIISLAPEVL
- the rpsS gene encoding 30S ribosomal protein S19, giving the protein MPRSLKKGPFVDDHLIKKVDAQNEAGTKNVIKTWSRRSMIVPAMLGHTLAVHNGKTHIPVFVTESMVGHKLGEFSPTRTFRGHVKDDRKSKRR
- the rpmC gene encoding 50S ribosomal protein L29, translated to MSAGTKASELRELGNEELLNKLREAKEELFNLRFQAATGQLENHGRLKAVRKDIARIYTLMRERELGIETVESA
- the rpsC gene encoding 30S ribosomal protein S3; the protein is MGQKVNPHGFRLGVTTDFKSRWYADKLYKDYVKEDVAIRRMMTSGMERAGISKVEIERTRDRVRVDIHTARPGIVIGRRGAEADRIRGDLEKLTGKQVQLNILEVKNPETDAQLVAQAVAEQLSSRVSFRRAMRKSMQSAMKAGAKGIKIQCGGRLGGAEMSRSEFYREGRVPLHTLRANVDYGFFEAKTTFGRIGVKVWIYKGDVKNIAEVRAENAAARAGNRPARGGADRPARGGRGGERGGRGRKPQQAAGAEAPKAEAPAAAAPAESTGTEA